The following nucleotide sequence is from Bactrocera oleae isolate idBacOlea1 chromosome 2, idBacOlea1, whole genome shotgun sequence.
TTGTGTTGATAAATGATGGCCAAAATAGCTGGTAGCAAAAATAACAACTCATAcagtaataaaaatgaaaaatacttACATACTCGTAAAATGAGTATGACATGTATTTTATATGAATGCGCATGTCTGTGTCTGGCATTTTGCTTTGTGTTGGTATTCGGTGATTAAATGACATTTGCAGTGCCTGGTCTTGTTATCGTAATAAAATTTGAcaagttattaattttgttatacTCGAATGCTATTTTTACTACTGCATGCGTACACATACATTCGTAATATTATTTATGAGCCATTGTGACAGTAGCCATGCGCAATTGCACTTTTGTTGGCACACATGGCTGAGTTGACTTATACACATTGGCATTTATGCTTCGAAATATTGTCTAAATGTTGCAACtcgattaatattatattatgtgtgTTTTCTACAAGAGTTAaacctttatttattattggtgCTATTATAATCGTGCACGCACACAATGCAACAGCCAAAAGTGAGCTAGAACTCAAATTGCTTTACTTTCTATCATACTTCGTGtactaatattaatgaaaagcATTTATTTTTGCGCTAGTGTAAGGCATGCAAATGAAAGTGTCGTTAAGTAATGCTCGACTACATTGAAACATGCTTGTGGCAAGTCAAACGAAGTTCTTATCAAATgcaacataaacaacaacaagcgttaagaaaaaatttttgaatttatatttataaatgtgctCATCTATCGCATACGAAGTACTCGTTGTTGATGCAACAAGCGACAAATGATCGCGAACTCAATTCCTGCTGCAACGCGTCGAAAGAAAACCAAGCGAAACAAGCAAACAATACAATCGGCTTATATTGATATGATTTGCAATATCTATTTGAAACTAAATTGAAGTTCTTGCAAAAAGTAAGATGTTAGAACAATAGGCCACGCCAGGAACGCGCTTTAAAATAGGAAACGCGGCCCAAAAGTGACACAGCCGCATGCGCCACGCCATTTATGTTAATATTAGAAAGCTAAAGAACGTAAAGTAATAGAATACCGTGACAAAGTCGCGTAAAACACGTTGCTTACACTGCATGAAAAGACAGCGACACAAGCACAACCTTCAAAAGAAGAGCCAAAACCATCGTGCAAAGCAAAGAAAGTACAGCACTTGCCACGCAGTTGCAACACGACGACAACAAAATTGACGCTTGCAGCAAACTGCGCAACGCTGGTAAAAGCAAAATGCAACagcatttatttaaaactatagCGGGAGTGGGAGGCAGCGCGCAAGCATTAGGTAagcgcataaaaataaaataaagtgaaacGCCGCTCAAAGTGAATTCTGTTTGCCACTTGGCAGCGATGAATATTTAGCTTCATACTCTCCAAACACTTACCGACATTGTTGtgcttgttattattgttgttgtcacgaCACTTACTGTAGCAGTGACAGCGTGAATTTCATGAAGCTTTAGCGCATTTGCTTAGCAGATTACTACAGCAGAAGGAGGCACCGTATTTGATTTAAGCCAAGGCGATGCTTCTAAGAATATTAACGAAGCTGCAGCAAAAACTTGGAATAAATCGTAAAACAGCGGTGAAAGTATTCATATATTctgtaattttacaatttgttcaGAAAACACTTTCGCAAATTAAACAACAGTGTGCATTAATGATTTCCATAAGAATTAAGAAGCCGCCAATGTTTAGACCGATCCAAGAGTTGACAACAGCAGGCtgtatgcaatatttttaaaagcaaaaaaacagcAAATAGCAATACCtaaagaaatagaaataaagcaaCGCAGCTACTGCCGAAAAACTGCACAACTTTCTGGTGAAAGAAGAGTGAAAATAGCAATCGTATTGTCtgataaaaaatgcatatactTGTGAAAGCAAAGCACAGTTTGTTGGTATGTGATTTCAAGCTACATTAAACAAAAGAACAACATACAaagaaccaaaaacaaaaacagcaactgcaaaaatgtataaactattgaaaacaaaaagtgaACATTTAACGCATACTCACACACTCACCTATATAAGCAGTTTTTGAACAAAAGTAGGACAAACTGCAGTCAAAATCAAACTGAAAATGTTGGCAAAGGGTGGCAACAATTGAACAATCGAAAACTAAAACTGAAATTGAGCAAACCGTTGGCACTGTGTTTGATGGAATTACGACACGGCATTAAAGCAAAAGAACAAGGAACCGGAAATTAGTCAAAAGTGTATAAAGCTACACATGTTGGTTATAGCGGCTGCTCAGATACTAACTAACTACAAAgtagaaatagcaaaaaaaaaatgtaataatgatAACACAGATcaacaataagaaaattgtttttgtgcaTGAGTTTTACTTAATACTCGTACGTGTATAAGCAAAAAGTATATTATAAAAGATGCTTACAAATCgaaattatttgcttttcaaGCAATAAGCATGATTTAAGCATTTTTGCTATTCGCGCACACACCAAAAATTTCATGTCTCATCAACACTGAAGATTTCAATGATTTAATAAGAGacttaaatttatcaaaaaattaaacagagtTAGAGTGAGAGTTTCATTTGAATAAATTGGTATTCCTTGTCTTACAAGCTCAACAAAAAgtctaaaagtaaaatatacatataattatttttatatttccatcTATGCCATTGGCACATTCTGTAAATCTCACAGAAAATGACGATAGTATTAAAACACTTTTAACGGCAattaaatatatgcaatatacaCCGCCAAATGGTTAAGTTTTgctaatattttaacaaatatattgaataatGCAGTAATTAGATCTTGTTATGATATATGAAGTGAAAGACAtgtattcattaaaataacattgAATTTAACATTAATACATTTGTAAATCCCCTTCTACTAGAAAAAACTGAATTATGGCTGGAGTATTGAGAAAACTAATAATAGTGGCATTGCCGAATACACTATtgattttcagtaaaaaaaaaaattgtatacggtaatttatataggtatttttATACGCATTTGAGATGAACTCTACAATGAATAAACCGTTGGAGCTCCAATACTCACTTTCACCTGAAATGACTAATATTTGTTGCGAAAGTCGCAAACATCCGTCGGCTGCAGGTGACAGCAATACATCGAATACAATATGGTATACAGCAcacaatacaaaataaagtgtacatacatacatatgtacatatgtgtgtacagtAAAATCAGTAGTAGAAAACTCGATTACAAAGACCCACTGAAGAGGGACTGAAGGGCGAGCAAACAGCAGGTTTATAACCCGAATTTCAGCCTggtttcatttcatatttttgcgCTCAGCTAATCTGCTATTTTCTGTGGCACGTAACGCTTTTTAGTAAATATTGTTGATAGGAAGGTGAAGGATCTCCACGAGTAAATGAAATATGAAtgcgcaaaataaataaatgacaaGCGAATACTTTCGAAGTGAGCGCAATAAGTTCGACATTTCGGTTGACAGGTGAAATGCGATGGGAAGTCTAACAGCCGTAAGGTGAAATGTGTGCatataacacacacatatatataatttgagaAGAAAAAACTACAGCAACAACGGCCAGTTATTGTAGCTAACGGTTGTAGTCATGTAAGCAGGCGCGAGCGGAAGTGGCGCGCATGTCAACGGACCGCCAATGCGACAGGGCGACGTGATTTGCTGACGTGTTGCGCTACGGAGCAAACCACACCGAGGTTGGCGCTTTAGTGCTGATGTGTGCATGCTACGTGAATATTTCATAAATGCtatgcacacacaaatacatatgtatttgctgcaaaGGTCATCGTTTAGTGCACAAAACCAGAACTCGGACTTTCAATTGCAAATGAAATATGCTgagatatatacacatacagatAATATTTCCGCAAATATGCtaagcattttttgttttgatatttcAATTGAGTGTTTgtgatttcattaaaataagcCGTCATGAAAGCACTAATTAAATGCGCAATTGATCACCAAGAATGGCTGTCAAATCTGTCAGCATTTAATGTGAAATTAATCGCGTATAGGCAATGTATTGTAGTATGTCCATCTGCCAGTCAAACTGTTATAGATTAAATTGCAGTTATGTGAATAAAGTGTAATTTAATGCGCGTACACaagaaatgtgaaaaaagtcCAAATATTGCATATAACTCAATTCAATTTGATTTTCAATTTACGGTGTGTGTTGTAGAGGTATAGGTTATTATAGGTTGTTATATGTCAAACCAGATGTCAAAGTAAATACATGTTTTTAACCTTACCTTGATCTTTAATATTGTGCACATAATTTCAAAACTCGCACCTTCAagtaattttcagaataagaaCATATTCTGATTCAACGTGCAGCAGCTATAGACTCCTACcctaaaaaaacataaaatatggtTTGCATGATGAGGGcattatatattactatatatttaaaCTGAATATGGTACTAACGCTTAATTGATTCCGCCTTTTTGGTTCCACAAATCGAGTACAATCTTTTAAGAGGCAGAcctaatcgattttttttatacctttaaaaCAACTTACtacttaaatttcaaatagtTATCTCAAGTAGTATTCAAGTTACAGCCATTTAAAGAGTGAACCCTCAGTTCCACTCCAATCAGCTGcaacagtttatctttaaaagcttttttttcgAAACAGCATTTTACGAAATTACAGCAGTAATAACTCGAAGAAAAATGATCCGAtcatcattaaaatttttgttttttgggggtaacattcaacttttttttttagataccgccgttttgcaaattttagattttttttcactcacggagaaggccggaatcactgcagcagtggaagACCATTTTTAATGCTGAAAGTTGCACTGAGCGTTCTTGAAATATGTGTAAAATTGTcctgaaaaattcaaaacaatcgatacagttttttttttttttaattcccaaaaatcgagttttttaGGCTGTCAGACTAGGTATGCCCCTTAAGAGACAGTGCAACAACTTTATGGAAAGAAActtcttttgttgttgcctcTGTTAGAACATTTTTGTTCGAGTACGTGAACACAAAAGGCTATGCTCAGGAGGCAATTACAACTGAACAGTTGCAAGCCAATAGCTGAGTCGTAAAttgtgtttataaatataaatatcttaaataataagcattatataattataaaatcaaataatattggcattttttttattttatgtggtCTTCAGCGACATACGTCTTATGCATTTCTCTGTGGGACGTATCATCATTTGCACCGATTTTAAAGCTTCATTCCGATTGATGCTGTTCCAATTCACGCTTGGGTTCTTTTGTccatattctccattaagatgGCTGCAAATATGCTCGTAAATCACTGAAACAAATTAACAGCTTTCAACTTACCTATTGTAACACTTTGCAAACCACCAAGCGCCTTTGTAATCAACAGCGCAATTATTGACGGGGGCATTGTCGTTATCACGATCGCGGGTGGTGAACTTCATACCCACGTGCATTTTCAAACTATCGCCGGCAGTTCCTATGTAAGTACCCAATACTTTTAGTGAATAACCTTCCGAATCACTGCCGACTACAAATTCCGAATAGCGTGCATAATAACTGGCGCCACTAAACCTCTCTAATTCAATATACAGCTCATGTTGACAACTGCTGGTGAACGCATGCAGTTTTTCCAATCCAATCCAGTAATTTTCAGTTAGCACACCAAATCCTTCCTTATACTCTCGCCAATCTCTGTAAAAGTTCACGGAATCACTAACACGTCGTTGTATAACTAACCAACCACCATAGTCTGCCTCTTCATTGCAATACACGGCAAAGGGCGTGGCACTAAACTTCTGCAATGTTACATTGTAAACGCCACTTTTCAAGCTTCCAGCTGCTGCCTCCAAACAATTTGAAGGCACCAATTTTCGAACACTGGAACATTACACAAAAATAACacgaataatatttaaaatagattGCAGTACCTATGCTGTTCGTCAATCGATTGCAATTTGGTTTGAATAAGTGATATTTGTGTCAAAATATCATCTTCTCGCTTTCGCACAGCTTCCAATTCTTGAAGCAACGTTTTAACGACATCTATCTGCACATCACAATTACAATCAGAAAACGTGCTTGAATCAAGGGTTTCACCACAAGCGTTCTTAGCGGGAAACCACAATAAATACTGCAGTAATAACAACGATAAATAGCTGAGCATTTTAATTTAAGCAACTCGCTCTAAGTGACTGTTGCATCAAATCTGTGCTGGCCAGCTCAAAACTTATTCAAATtatcaatatacataaatgcttgTATATACCGGGCAAGATATGGCTTACAGTGAGACATTTCACGTATTctattattattcaaaaaagCACAACTCAATAtgatatgaaaaatgtttacactgaaaaaaagCATTTCCAATGCTTTTATTTAACCATCATTCGTAGcggattttaattatttatgtataccttattaaaaatttatgtattactttattaaaaatatttcaaatgttgCCTTGTCCCACTGCAATCTGTGTTCACCATATTATACATGGAAACGTATACCTAGATCTGTGATAACCTTCGAACTTTTTTGTTATCAATTCCTCCTCACAGCAATAAGCGATATGTGGCTGACGGGtatgtgtataatatttaagattagATTAAGATTAGAGAATTCgggaatttatttattgtattgaatatatttatatataatagctgtttgagtaaAGAAGGCGAGTTTCTTGTATgagtgtttttatatataattatattttatcaaaattcacactatattttattttaattttcaatgcaTATGCCAATATTGatggcatggattattgacTGTGAAGCTGTCGCGTATTGACATCGAACAGTCTTTATCGCTTCGTAAAGTGAGTATTACCTTAAAAGGGTATTCtagtgtaaaatttcaaaaagattgattttttttcatatttttaaaaattaactatttaaGGATTGTCTACCagaagatttttgaaaatttcagttattttcggagctatagacattttactgatCCGGCCTCCAAACTGATTCGGCTGGGTCTGAGAGCAACAACATGCACAATTTGAGCGATTTCACGGCGCTATTTTAGGAGTCGATTTCACGGCGATACGCTTTCCATAACCAAAAACCCTACTGcgaaattatatatgaaaagaaatattttcccgAGTCTCAGTCGATTTAGTACAACAGCAAGTATGTGCTTCCAGCATTAGGTGATAAGATcattttttatcaataaatgtACCAAATTCCCTCGTATGTAAGTGGCGTTTAACACTGAGAATATTAAATTACCATCGACCTTAAAGCTatccatttattttatttgctagagcatatttgttgttgcattgtaaAATTCCAGTGACTTGCCCTTTTTGCTGGCAAATCTTTCATCGATTATCGTGGAGTTGCATAGTGCTATCATATAGTTCGGGCCACTTGCCTGCTGTTTGTCGCTGCCTTCTTTGTCAAAGCGCCACCATAAATTTATGGAcaatttataaaatgttcgaatGCACATGCATACTCACGCACCCAATCGACTGGGTTTGCACTACCGATTGCTGATTTTTAtgtgtagatatatatttatgtgcattttattgcgttcaatTTTTATGCCACTCCGGTAACTCGCTCACCACACACTTCCTGCCCTGACATTTGCCATTCGTTGttgcaacaataaaatttatgattttcattttaagcatttttcatttttttgcattctgacttttttgtattttcataacTGCCATGTTACCGTCGTAATATCTTATTCACCATCCATTGCTGGGGTCATAAGTGAGAGCAGCGTTGTAAATATTCAAAGATTGCAATGGCGCGGAAGAAATGTGTGAGGAGGCCAACTAATCGCATCGCTGTGAAGAAAAATCtctcaagaaaaataaaatcggCTGAAACGCTGAAAAGGATTTATGctatccaaaatcgttttaaagTGTTAAATATAGAAAATCAGATATTCTAGCGATAATATAATAATCATTACTTTCCATCTATAAGTACATGGACACAGAAAGGCCTTACTGCCTGTTATTGGTATTAATTTCGCAACGCACCTGTAGTATATCGCTTGCAACACTATCTAcataccaaataaatatttataaatgacttatattttaagaatttattaCTTGCAACCATTCAACGTTATCTGTGGCAACATCCGCAACATTACAACGCAAATTCCTGCCCTATTTATTCGCCTAGGCCATTGCAGGTGCGCGGCGTACTCGTGTCTACCATCCGACTGCTTTTTGGGTTGTTTCTCCACTCGGCTAGCTTTATGGCCAGCTGTTGGTCACAATCCGACTACTCCGCTCGCTCACCCCTATAGTAGTAAATATTTGCCAGCATAACTACAGGCGTTGTATCTTTCCTCAGCTGTACAGCATGTAGATATACCCCGGCCAACTAGCAAGGTCCTTGCTCACCTGCAGCAGCTAACTTACGGTGCAAGTgtattttttactctttttgGCTTGCTCACATATTTCTTTAGAGAAGTTCCATTTTATCGCACTTGCTTTGCTCCATTGCTTGTGCAATGTTACGTGGCTGCGCCACGGTTTACATATTTGTGGTTGTTCGTTGAATTTTGTagtaacaatatttatttttgaaattccatgctttatttatttcgcaccgttttgcatatttttcaaatttgtactTACACTAACGAAAGCTGAGActtttcatatacttgtattctcCAGCTCCAGCTCCAACTCCTATTTTGACTGCTTGTCCAGAAAAGCTTAATAACTAAGGCGGATCGCTTAGCGTTGTTGATAATTAAATAATGCTAGTAGAAACAAGGcggcaccgaagctatatatatagatatctggtcaaatgaaaaaagtgtatcctaagcacttgtttccgttcgttcagtttgtatggcagctatactttatagtggtccgatattggcggttccgacaaatgagcagcgtctTGGTGAGTAAAggacatatgcaaaatttctggttgatatatcaaaaactgagggactatttcgtATATTTAAAGACGGTCAGACAGACGGGTATGGCTCATTACGCTGATGTTTTATATGGTATACtcatatatactttgtagggtctccgataTTTCCTTTTAAGTGTTGCTTAATATATCTTGGTCAGAGAGTGCCAGTCCGACCCCAAAAGTTAACTATGacagctttatttttttattgaaataaccTGCAGAGCTGTACTGATGGGTCGTAATTAAGGTCAACACCCCTTCTACTTTTATAGTTGAACTCACGCACAATATCacaaatatatcataaatattcTCGGAAGCGATTCAACTTTCCCACGATACATATTCGTAGGCAAtgcaattttcactttttttgagATTTTGCTTCAGATGTCAATTTATGCTACATTCCATAAGCGAAGCGCTTATAAAGAAATtaagaataaaatgaaatttgagcTCACACCATATTGAATTTGCATAATGGGAACGACATCAGCGGTGGTCTACGCTGggcacatacgtacatacgtaCGCAAAAGTGTGTTCCACAGTATATGCTTACTTGTTGGCTCGAAGGCTCGCTGGTTTACATGGACTTTCGAAATTTGCATTAATGCAATTTTCAGTGACCAAACGATTTCGCCGCTCGCTGTCAGTCCTGTTTCCTTTGCTGGTCGATCGACTTTGGCTTCCAGCACATCGCCATGGAACATTGCCTCATACATGGCACAGTACAGGCTGCGCAGTGTACAGTGTCATTTCGTAGTCATTTTCAGCACCCTTTGTCAGTGATGACATCTTCATTGGCTCTGCCTACCGGCGACCCGAGTCTCGCTCCAAACCTCAATAAAGTATTTGTAATGTGTGTGCCATTGGTCGGCCACTGAGCATGAAGGGCCTTCACTGCCCTTCGATTGCTACAGCAGTTGATGCAGTTAAAATCGTTGCAAGTGCAAATGACAGCTGCAAATCGCTTCTGGCAAATGTACTTGTGGTAATTTTAGTGGCATTTCAGCTTTCAATATGCCTTTTCCTGCCATCGCCCCGACAATTGCCGCTACTTCATATGTCAGTTCGTCTGTCCAACTTTACAATTTTCCATATTCTGCTTTGCAAAATTTCGGCCTATTTATGCCTTCATTTTGGTATGTCTTTTTACTGGTCTAGCAATCGACTGGCGATCGCTAGCTGATGTTGACCTCACTGTCTGCTGGTGCTAACACTGTAGTCATGTTGGAATTTTTGTTGTCGGTTCATGTTGATGTTTCAATGTGTCAAACCCATTGTTATTGTTCTTGTGATTGCTCTGTTCAGCTTGCAGCTCGCATCGCCCGCTGAAAGACAGTGCAGTGGAGATTAATTAATGCCAATTATCGATTCCTGACTGCTGTTGTGACATCAAGCAGCTATGCGAAGACATGTTACTCATTTCAGTAAGCGATATTGGAGTGTTGAAGCATTGgcgcaatatatgtataagagtgGTCAAAAATCGAAGATGGCAAGGGAATTGCAGAACATTTCGATCATAtgctttaaaagtattttgaagcattcaacttttttaaattttaggcCTAAAGTTAATAGTTGCACACACTTAGTTTTTGGGCAAGCGAGcgtgcaaataaaaatttagttaaccTGACGAAACTTGGATACATTGAGTAAGATTGATAGTCTACCTATCAGTTAAGacagaaatattaatattattattccgCGCTTAAGAGAAGTTAAGACTTCACATAATGCACTGCCCTAGTTGCCCAAACCTACTGCTATCTTCCTTCAGAAACTATCGATAAATATATCATTAATACTCAAAATTGTATGTGATTTCGAGGAACACTTAGAGGTGATACGTGTGTTTCAGACAA
It contains:
- the LOC106622806 gene encoding fibrinogen C domain-containing protein 1; this encodes MLSYLSLLLLQYLLWFPAKNACGETLDSSTFSDCNCDVQIDVVKTLLQELEAVRKREDDILTQISLIQTKLQSIDEQHSVRKLVPSNCLEAAAGSLKSGVYNVTLQKFSATPFAVYCNEEADYGGWLVIQRRVSDSVNFYRDWREYKEGFGVLTENYWIGLEKLHAFTSSCQHELYIELERFSGASYYARYSEFVVGSDSEGYSLKVLGTYIGTAGDSLKMHVGMKFTTRDRDNDNAPVNNCAVDYKGAWWFAKCYNSHLNGEYGQKNPSVNWNSINRNEALKSVQMMIRPTEKCIRRMSLKTT